In the Gossypium raimondii isolate GPD5lz chromosome 9, ASM2569854v1, whole genome shotgun sequence genome, one interval contains:
- the LOC105799095 gene encoding centromere protein C isoform X2, with the protein MSISDAEEVMENPRERRPALGRKRARFSLKHNSSQPTVSLEPSLDIDKLNDPEEFFMAFDRIEKAKKEIQKQTGGVPSNLDENAQSMDARPRRPGIARRSVKYKHRYSTSMSPVESFDEERCSPLCGSQQEKSDPVLELAEKLAGSVAKAENNINQLLDHLLSSNYDGDEAVSLLKERLQIKPVDLDKICLPDLQDIRRIDLKASKENLTKPRNSISDLMKGISKRTSNRLAECSVHCSGSPTPPSSLASVSLLKKQSSRFNVLNDQFSNDDIDRSPVRNASPMENTSKQSDQVGIEKEPSVSHCTDRRSPKQQSESFVHHLASPTPPRNPLASMSLQNKYVLQLDPLSHPFPTDNIEKSPGGSASAVESIKKQSSQVDTEKERNVSQLLRSPILESNQTTTANANTELDGRDFAGLFDKFVNDNDRRLDCGISAVSSGSQAGLENNGLSRPEVDTDSQTRKPTEFGGRVEDIPLEAVVSAHVQLNVEGTTIVNSHTIQIESDQANPAMDEDHGMDGSSRAVESGQELHENKKGKTKRSAHRVLKREEVSRRQSLAGAGTTFDTEGRRRSTRIRSRPLEFWKGERFLYGRVHSSLSTVIGIKYESPEKADGENPTLKVKSFVSDEYKDLVELAARF; encoded by the exons ATGTCAATCTCCGATGCCGAAGAGGTTATGGAAAATCCTCGAGAGCGAAGACCGGCTTTAGGCCGCAAACGAGCTCGGTTTTCTTTGAAACATAATTCAAG TCAGCCAACTGTGAGTTTAGAACCAAGTTTAGATATCGATAAATTGAACGATCCGGAGGAATTCTTTATGGCTTTTGATAGGATTGAAA aaGCCAAAAAAGAAATACAGAAACAAACAGGTGGTGTTCCATCAAATTTGGATGAAAATGCTCAATCCATGGATGCACGCCCTCGTCGCCCTGGAATAGCGAG GAGATCAGTTAAGTACAAACATCGCTATTCTACTTCTATGTCCCCGGTGGAAAGCTTTGATGAGGAACGTTGTAGTCCACTTTGTGGTTCACAACAAGAAAAATCTGACCCGGTCCTCGAACTAGCAGAGAAGTTGGCTG GTTCGGTGGCCAAAGCAGAGAACAATATTAATCAACTTCTGGATCATTTGCTTTCCAGTAATTATGATGGGGACGAGGCAGTCAGTCTTTTAAAGGAGCGGTTGCAGATCAAGCCTGTTGATCTGGACAAAATATGCCTTCCTGATTTGCAAGATATACGAAGGATTGATTTGAAGGCTTCTAAAGAAAACTTGACAAAGCCTAGAAATTCAATATCAGATTTGATGAAAGGGATTAGTAAAAGGACATCAAACCGACTGGCTGAATGTTCAGTTCATTGTTCAGGTTCTCCAACTCCGCCAAGTTCATTGGCTTCGGTATCATTGCTGAAGAAACAAAGTTCGCGATTCAATGTACTAAATGATCAGTTTTCAAATGATGATATTGACCGATCACCTGTGAGAAATGCATCTCCAATGGAAAATACTAGTAAACAATCTGATCAGGTTGGTATAGAAAAAGAACCAAGTGTGTCACACTGCACTGATAGAAGATCACCAAAGCAACAGTCTGAAAGTTTTGTTCATCATTTAGCTTCTCCTACTCCTCCAAGAAATCCATTAGCTTCAATGTCATTGCAGAATAAATATGTGTTGCAGTTGGATCCTCTTAGTCATCCTTTTCCAACTGACAATATTGAGAAATCACCTGGGGGAAGTGCATCTGCTGTTGAAAGTATCAAAAAACAATCTAGTCAGGTTGATACAGAAAAGGAACGGAATGTGTCTCAACTCTTAAGGTCTCCAATATTAGAATCAAATCAAACTACGACTGCTAATGCAAATACTGAGCTCGATGGGAGAGATTTTGCTGGTCTTTTTGACAAATTTGTTAATGATAATGATAGGAGACTTGATTGTGGTATTAGTGCTGTCTCAAGTGGATCTCAGGCTGGCTTAGAGAATAATGGTTTAAGTAGGCCTGAAGTTGATACAGATAGTCAAACAAGAAAACCAACTGAATTTGGTGGAAGG GTAGAAGATATACCATTGGAAGCAGTGGTTTCTGCTCATGTCCAACTTAATGTGGAGGGCACAACCATTGTTAATTCACATACCATTCAGATAGAGTCAG ATCAAGCAAATCCTGCTATGGATGAGGACCATGGAATGGATGGATCTTCAAGAGCTGTAGAAAGTGGTCAGGAGTTGCATGAG AATAAGAAGGGCAAAACAAAACGAAGTGCACACCGTGTACTTAAGAGGGAAGAAGTTTCTCGGAGACAAAGCCTTGCAG GTGCTGGTACTACATTCGATACAGAAGGGAGGAGACGAAGCACGAGGATCAGATCAAGACCGTTGGAATTCTGGAAAGGTGAAAGATTCTTATACGGACGTGTACATTCAA GTTTGTCAACTGTAATCGGGATAAAGTACGAGTCTCCAGAGAAGGCTGATGGTGAAAACCCTACCCTGAAAGTGAAGTCTTTTGTTAGCGATGAGTACAAAGATCTAGTTGAATTGGCTGCCAGGTTCTGA
- the LOC105799094 gene encoding protein MLN51 homolog isoform X1, which translates to MATTGEEVEYESDPEEVKRSLAMRRREAASDDEDNNTEPRMDRKTVVHSDESDGQGGAADYDDGEEELDLEESYDEEEEEEEEIYEEGVEKVGKTVLQRNLDEIGEDLKEAVVSDVNWSYTDEEDVDVEINDNNDNHVEEKDEKEKENEPFAVPTAGAFYMHDDRFRENVGGRRRRTRGGRKLWESKDDRKWGHDKFEEMTLQEKHYQEGRSSRGRYRARSKNQGPDHGYPRGSRSKAFGKKNNQNQPPKSVRGRGPRKYEPTMKNSNQAPPTRNRSSGKPLERTSQAPSSGVFTHATNADAASVPSRKHVFASSLSSASPPFYPSGSSNKDVTVTQKDMQAGSMSRNLRPSVTDGNYSVSQSKSLRGKNALDSVNMAKLCIDDSRWSTSVKPLNNVQMLPSGSSLGNTGQHSQSRVQVRGTPIPGQKSYQSAPRQNQVNKVSPQMQVNAVQRSPVQGWAQSSVQAAIQQLGQHPGIGSQASSPPKTAMSVNSNESGEVDSSETSRSKDALVSKGKNSVQGAGRGSFMYGGAQIMGATGNIAVHNGDQNFPAFLPVMQFGGQHPSGLSVPAVGMAFPGYVAQSQNGLGSSEMTWLPVLTGGAGALGATFCPPYIPVDGAYHARSSGQTSSTGSSSKENTSSKPINEWKPSQEPELVNDDYGERQNNPNKQPRRYSEMSFSK; encoded by the exons ATGGCTACGACCGGAGAAGAAGTGGAGTACGAGAGTGATCCAGAGGAGGTAAAGCGTTCACTGGCAATGCGGAGGAGAGAGGCGGCGAGTGATGATGAGGATAATAATACTGAACCGAGGATGGATCGAAAGACTGTGGTTCATTCCGATGAATCCGACGGCCAGGGAGGTGCTGCAGATTATGATGATGGCGAAGAAGAATTGGACTTAGAAGAATCTTATgatgaagaagaggaagaggaagaagaaatttATGAAGAGGGGGTAGAGAAAGTAGGGAAAACAGTGTTGCAAAggaatttggatgaaattggaGAAGATTTGAAGGAAGCCGTGGTGAGTGATGTGAATTGGAGTTATACGGATGAGGAAGACGTGGATGTGGAGATTAATGATAACAATGATAATCATGTTGAAGAGAAGgatgaaaaggaaaaggagaATGAGCCATTTGCTGTGCCAACTGCTGGTGCATTCTATATGCATGATGATCGCTTTCGAGAGAATGTTGGCGGTCGTCGTAg GCGAACACGTGGTGGAAGAAAACTGTGGGAATCCAAAGATGATAGGAAATGGGGACATGACAAGTTTGAGGAAATGACTCTGCAAGAAAAACATTATCAAGAG GGAAGATCTTCTAGAGGTAGATATCGAGCTCGGAGTAAAAATCAGGGTCCAGATCATGGTTATCCTAGGGGAAGTAGGTCCAAAGCATTTGGGAAGAAAAACAATCAGAACCAGCCTCCGAAGTCTGTGAGAGGGAGAGGACCCAGGAAGTATGAACCTACTATGAAAAACAGCAATCAGGCACCTCCAACACGGAACAGATC atctggaaaacCTCTTGAGAGAACTTCACAGGCCCCTTCAAGTGGAGTTTTCACGCATGCAACAAATGCAGATGCTGCATCGGTTCCTTCTAGGAAACATGTTTTTGCATCAAGCTTGAGTTCTGCTTCCCCACCTTTTTATCCATCTGGGTCTTCCAACAAAGACGTTACTGTGACTCAGAAGGACATGCAAGCTGGAAGCATGAGCAGGAATCTTCGCCCTTCTGTTACAGATGGGAATTATTCTGTGTCACAATCCAAGTCATTAAGAGGGAAGAATGCACTTGATTCTGTCAACATGGCAAAGCTTTGTATAGATGATTCCCGTTGGTCAACTTCTGTGAAGCCTTTGAACAATGTGCAAATGCTACCTTCTGGATCTTCATTGGGTAATACTGGTCAACACTCTCAATCCAGGGTTCAGGTTAGAGGCACACCTATCCCAGGACAGAAGTCTTATCAGTCTGCTCCACGGCAGAACCAAGTCAACAAAGTTTCTCCACAAATGCAGGTCAATGCTGTTCAGAGAAGTCCTGTTCAAGGCTGGGCTCAGTCTTCTGTACAAGCGGCTATTCAGCAATTGGGCCAGCATCCTGGTATTGGGTCTCAAGCTTCCTCTCCACCAAAAACAGCTATGTCAGTCAATTCAAATGAATCTGGAGAGGTTGACTCTTCAGAAACAAGTAGATCCAAGGATGCATTGGTGAGCAAAGGGAAAAACAGTGTTCAAGGAGCTGGAAGGGGCTCTTTTATGTACGGTGGAGCTCAGATCATGGGGGCTACAGGGAATATTGCTGTCCACAATGGTGATCAAAACTTTCCTGCCTTTTTGCCAG TTATGCAATTTGGAGGTCAGCACCCCAGTGGCCTTAGTGTTCCTGCAGTTGGCATGGCATTTCCTGGATATGTTGCCCAGTCCCAAAATGGTTTGGGAAGTTCAGAAATGACATG GCTACCAGTATTGACGGGTGGTGCTGGGGCTTTAGGCGCAACATTTTGTCCACCTTATATTCCTGTTGACGGGGCTTATCATGCCCGTTCTTCAGGACAGACGTCTTCAACAGGATCCTCAAG CAAAGAAAATACTTCTAGCAAACCCATTAATGAATGGAAGCCTTCTCAGGAACCTG AGCTTGTGAATGATGACTATGGTGAACGACAAAATAACCCAAATAAGCAACCTCGCAG ATATTCAGAGATGAGCTTTAGCAAGTGA
- the LOC105799094 gene encoding protein MLN51 homolog isoform X2, whose product MATTGEEVEYESDPEEVKRSLAMRRREAASDDEDNNTEPRMDRKTVVHSDESDGQGGAADYDDGEEELDLEESYDEEEEEEEEIYEEGVEKVGKTVLQRNLDEIGEDLKEAVVSDVNWSYTDEEDVDVEINDNNDNHVEEKDEKEKENEPFAVPTAGAFYMHDDRFRENVGGRRRRTRGGRKLWESKDDRKWGHDKFEEMTLQEKHYQEGRSSRGRYRARSKNQGPDHGYPRGSRSKAFGKKNNQNQPPKSVRGRGPRKYEPTMKNSNQAPPTRNRSSGKPLERTSQAPSSGVFTHATNADAASVPSRKHVFASSLSSASPPFYPSGSSNKDVTVTQKDMQAGSMSRNLRPSVTDGNYSVSQSKSLRGKNALDSVNMAKLCIDDSRWSTSVKPLNNVQMLPSGSSLGNTGQHSQSRVQVNAVQRSPVQGWAQSSVQAAIQQLGQHPGIGSQASSPPKTAMSVNSNESGEVDSSETSRSKDALVSKGKNSVQGAGRGSFMYGGAQIMGATGNIAVHNGDQNFPAFLPVMQFGGQHPSGLSVPAVGMAFPGYVAQSQNGLGSSEMTWLPVLTGGAGALGATFCPPYIPVDGAYHARSSGQTSSTGSSSKENTSSKPINEWKPSQEPELVNDDYGERQNNPNKQPRRYSEMSFSK is encoded by the exons ATGGCTACGACCGGAGAAGAAGTGGAGTACGAGAGTGATCCAGAGGAGGTAAAGCGTTCACTGGCAATGCGGAGGAGAGAGGCGGCGAGTGATGATGAGGATAATAATACTGAACCGAGGATGGATCGAAAGACTGTGGTTCATTCCGATGAATCCGACGGCCAGGGAGGTGCTGCAGATTATGATGATGGCGAAGAAGAATTGGACTTAGAAGAATCTTATgatgaagaagaggaagaggaagaagaaatttATGAAGAGGGGGTAGAGAAAGTAGGGAAAACAGTGTTGCAAAggaatttggatgaaattggaGAAGATTTGAAGGAAGCCGTGGTGAGTGATGTGAATTGGAGTTATACGGATGAGGAAGACGTGGATGTGGAGATTAATGATAACAATGATAATCATGTTGAAGAGAAGgatgaaaaggaaaaggagaATGAGCCATTTGCTGTGCCAACTGCTGGTGCATTCTATATGCATGATGATCGCTTTCGAGAGAATGTTGGCGGTCGTCGTAg GCGAACACGTGGTGGAAGAAAACTGTGGGAATCCAAAGATGATAGGAAATGGGGACATGACAAGTTTGAGGAAATGACTCTGCAAGAAAAACATTATCAAGAG GGAAGATCTTCTAGAGGTAGATATCGAGCTCGGAGTAAAAATCAGGGTCCAGATCATGGTTATCCTAGGGGAAGTAGGTCCAAAGCATTTGGGAAGAAAAACAATCAGAACCAGCCTCCGAAGTCTGTGAGAGGGAGAGGACCCAGGAAGTATGAACCTACTATGAAAAACAGCAATCAGGCACCTCCAACACGGAACAGATC atctggaaaacCTCTTGAGAGAACTTCACAGGCCCCTTCAAGTGGAGTTTTCACGCATGCAACAAATGCAGATGCTGCATCGGTTCCTTCTAGGAAACATGTTTTTGCATCAAGCTTGAGTTCTGCTTCCCCACCTTTTTATCCATCTGGGTCTTCCAACAAAGACGTTACTGTGACTCAGAAGGACATGCAAGCTGGAAGCATGAGCAGGAATCTTCGCCCTTCTGTTACAGATGGGAATTATTCTGTGTCACAATCCAAGTCATTAAGAGGGAAGAATGCACTTGATTCTGTCAACATGGCAAAGCTTTGTATAGATGATTCCCGTTGGTCAACTTCTGTGAAGCCTTTGAACAATGTGCAAATGCTACCTTCTGGATCTTCATTGGGTAATACTGGTCAACACTCTCAATCCAGGGTTCAG GTCAATGCTGTTCAGAGAAGTCCTGTTCAAGGCTGGGCTCAGTCTTCTGTACAAGCGGCTATTCAGCAATTGGGCCAGCATCCTGGTATTGGGTCTCAAGCTTCCTCTCCACCAAAAACAGCTATGTCAGTCAATTCAAATGAATCTGGAGAGGTTGACTCTTCAGAAACAAGTAGATCCAAGGATGCATTGGTGAGCAAAGGGAAAAACAGTGTTCAAGGAGCTGGAAGGGGCTCTTTTATGTACGGTGGAGCTCAGATCATGGGGGCTACAGGGAATATTGCTGTCCACAATGGTGATCAAAACTTTCCTGCCTTTTTGCCAG TTATGCAATTTGGAGGTCAGCACCCCAGTGGCCTTAGTGTTCCTGCAGTTGGCATGGCATTTCCTGGATATGTTGCCCAGTCCCAAAATGGTTTGGGAAGTTCAGAAATGACATG GCTACCAGTATTGACGGGTGGTGCTGGGGCTTTAGGCGCAACATTTTGTCCACCTTATATTCCTGTTGACGGGGCTTATCATGCCCGTTCTTCAGGACAGACGTCTTCAACAGGATCCTCAAG CAAAGAAAATACTTCTAGCAAACCCATTAATGAATGGAAGCCTTCTCAGGAACCTG AGCTTGTGAATGATGACTATGGTGAACGACAAAATAACCCAAATAAGCAACCTCGCAG ATATTCAGAGATGAGCTTTAGCAAGTGA
- the LOC105799096 gene encoding E3 ubiquitin-protein ligase At4g11680, whose amino-acid sequence MDSSSPEDNSKQTDQYPLLMERVESHSDQEHIINVTWHDELDDASSSSALDELSSRVNLARNEHRSSSSTQASGYQTSSSNGLNSRNSSFTRHRRSPLNSALWILFELLFIVSQITASVVVLSLSRNEKPEAPLFTWIVGYASGCVAKLPILYWRYRNRNGGIEQDSLHSSQGSSYGNPSESTPFTAIAIIQALDEDNDHITESTRDGHISGTLSTRFDVLVDRFKMVLDCFFAVWFIIGNMWIFGGHSSPSDAPKMYRLCVVFLTFSFIGYAMPFILCAAICCCLPCIISVLGFREHFSPTRGATMESISALPTYRFKSKKIGNVDDLDVSCAVLASGTAKERVISGEDAVCCICLAAYADNDELRELPCIHVFHVKCVDKWLRINACCPLCKTEVGNTSDCTSPSTGDSN is encoded by the exons ATGGACAGTTCCTCTCCGGAAGATAACAGCAAGCAAACTGACCAATACCCGTTGCTAATGGAACGTGTGGAAAGCCATAGCGATCAAGAGCACATCATTAACGTAACATGGCATGACGAGCTTGACGATGCTTCTTCGAGCTCGGCTCTGGATGAATTATCCTCTAGAGTGAACTTAGCACGGAATGAACATAGATCTTCAAGCAGCACACAAGCTTCCGGATATCAGACTTCTTCCTCGAACGGGTTGAACTCTCGGAATTCTTCATTCACGAGGCATCGCAGGAGCCCTTTAAACTCTGCATTATGGATTTTGTTCGAGTTACTGTTTATTGTCAGTCAGATTACAGCATCTGTGGTGGTTCTATCGTTGTCGAGAAACGAAAAGCCAGAAGCTCCCTTGTTCACATGGATCGTTGGTTATGCATCTGGTTGTGTTGCAAAACTTCCTATTCTTTATTGGCGCTACCGTAACCGCAACGGTGGTATTGAGCAAGATTCGTTGCACTCAAGTCAAGGTTCTTCTTACGGCAATCCTAGTGAGTCTACACCATTTACAGCTATTGCAATTATTCAAGCTTTGGATGAGGATAATGATCACATCACTGAATCAACAAGGGACGGTCATATTTCCGGAACCTTAAGTACCAG GTTTGATGTATTAGTAGACCGTTTCAAGATGGTGCTAGATTGTTTCTTCGCAGTGTGGTTTATCATAGGCAATATGTGGATATTTGGTGGTCATTCATCTCCTTCTGATGCTCCTAAAATGTACAG GTTATGTGTAGTGTTCCTTACTTTTAGCTTTATTGGATATGCCATGCCATTCATACTATGTGCAGCAATTTGTTGCTGCTTGCCCTGCATAATTTCTGTCCTCGGTTTTCGGGAGCACTTTTCGCCAACTAGAGGAGCTACCATGGAATCTATAAGCGCATTGCCGACCTACAGGTTCAAATCTAAGAAAATTGGAAATGTTGATGATCTGGACGTTTCATGTGCAGTTCTGGCTTCCGGTACTGCAAAAGAACGTGTGATATCGGGAGAAGATGCA GTTTGTTGTATTTGCTTGGCAGCATATGCAGACAATGACGAACTGAGGGAGCTGCCATGCATCCATGTCTTCCATGTAAAGTGTGTAGATAAATGGTTAAGAATCAATGCATGTTGTCCCCTTTGTAAAACCGAGGTTGGCAACACCAGTGACTGTACTTCGCCATCAACCGGAGATTCAAATTAA
- the LOC105799095 gene encoding centromere protein C isoform X1 — MSISDAEEVMENPRERRPALGRKRARFSLKHNSSQPTVSLEPSLDIDKLNDPEEFFMAFDRIEKAKKEIQKQTGGVPSNLDENAQSMDARPRRPGIARRSVKYKHRYSTSMSPVESFDEERCSPLCGSQQEKSDPVLELAEKLAGSVAKAENNINQLLDHLLSSNYDGDEAVSLLKERLQIKPVDLDKICLPDLQDIRRIDLKASKENLTKPRNSISDLMKGISKRTSNRLAECSVHCSGSPTPPSSLASVSLLKKQSSRFNVLNDQFSNDDIDRSPVRNASPMENTSKQSDQVGIEKEPSVSHCTDRRSPKQQSESFVHHLASPTPPRNPLASMSLQNKYVLQLDPLSHPFPTDNIEKSPGGSASAVESIKKQSSQVDTEKERNVSQLLRSPILESNQTTTANANTELDGRDFAGLFDKFVNDNDRRLDCGISAVSSGSQAGLENNGLSRPEVDTDSQTRKPTEFGGRVEDIPLEAVVSAHVQLNVEGTTIVNSHTIQIESDQANPAMDEDHGMDGSSRAVESGQELHEQQNKKGKTKRSAHRVLKREEVSRRQSLAGAGTTFDTEGRRRSTRIRSRPLEFWKGERFLYGRVHSSLSTVIGIKYESPEKADGENPTLKVKSFVSDEYKDLVELAARF; from the exons ATGTCAATCTCCGATGCCGAAGAGGTTATGGAAAATCCTCGAGAGCGAAGACCGGCTTTAGGCCGCAAACGAGCTCGGTTTTCTTTGAAACATAATTCAAG TCAGCCAACTGTGAGTTTAGAACCAAGTTTAGATATCGATAAATTGAACGATCCGGAGGAATTCTTTATGGCTTTTGATAGGATTGAAA aaGCCAAAAAAGAAATACAGAAACAAACAGGTGGTGTTCCATCAAATTTGGATGAAAATGCTCAATCCATGGATGCACGCCCTCGTCGCCCTGGAATAGCGAG GAGATCAGTTAAGTACAAACATCGCTATTCTACTTCTATGTCCCCGGTGGAAAGCTTTGATGAGGAACGTTGTAGTCCACTTTGTGGTTCACAACAAGAAAAATCTGACCCGGTCCTCGAACTAGCAGAGAAGTTGGCTG GTTCGGTGGCCAAAGCAGAGAACAATATTAATCAACTTCTGGATCATTTGCTTTCCAGTAATTATGATGGGGACGAGGCAGTCAGTCTTTTAAAGGAGCGGTTGCAGATCAAGCCTGTTGATCTGGACAAAATATGCCTTCCTGATTTGCAAGATATACGAAGGATTGATTTGAAGGCTTCTAAAGAAAACTTGACAAAGCCTAGAAATTCAATATCAGATTTGATGAAAGGGATTAGTAAAAGGACATCAAACCGACTGGCTGAATGTTCAGTTCATTGTTCAGGTTCTCCAACTCCGCCAAGTTCATTGGCTTCGGTATCATTGCTGAAGAAACAAAGTTCGCGATTCAATGTACTAAATGATCAGTTTTCAAATGATGATATTGACCGATCACCTGTGAGAAATGCATCTCCAATGGAAAATACTAGTAAACAATCTGATCAGGTTGGTATAGAAAAAGAACCAAGTGTGTCACACTGCACTGATAGAAGATCACCAAAGCAACAGTCTGAAAGTTTTGTTCATCATTTAGCTTCTCCTACTCCTCCAAGAAATCCATTAGCTTCAATGTCATTGCAGAATAAATATGTGTTGCAGTTGGATCCTCTTAGTCATCCTTTTCCAACTGACAATATTGAGAAATCACCTGGGGGAAGTGCATCTGCTGTTGAAAGTATCAAAAAACAATCTAGTCAGGTTGATACAGAAAAGGAACGGAATGTGTCTCAACTCTTAAGGTCTCCAATATTAGAATCAAATCAAACTACGACTGCTAATGCAAATACTGAGCTCGATGGGAGAGATTTTGCTGGTCTTTTTGACAAATTTGTTAATGATAATGATAGGAGACTTGATTGTGGTATTAGTGCTGTCTCAAGTGGATCTCAGGCTGGCTTAGAGAATAATGGTTTAAGTAGGCCTGAAGTTGATACAGATAGTCAAACAAGAAAACCAACTGAATTTGGTGGAAGG GTAGAAGATATACCATTGGAAGCAGTGGTTTCTGCTCATGTCCAACTTAATGTGGAGGGCACAACCATTGTTAATTCACATACCATTCAGATAGAGTCAG ATCAAGCAAATCCTGCTATGGATGAGGACCATGGAATGGATGGATCTTCAAGAGCTGTAGAAAGTGGTCAGGAGTTGCATGAG CAACAGAATAAGAAGGGCAAAACAAAACGAAGTGCACACCGTGTACTTAAGAGGGAAGAAGTTTCTCGGAGACAAAGCCTTGCAG GTGCTGGTACTACATTCGATACAGAAGGGAGGAGACGAAGCACGAGGATCAGATCAAGACCGTTGGAATTCTGGAAAGGTGAAAGATTCTTATACGGACGTGTACATTCAA GTTTGTCAACTGTAATCGGGATAAAGTACGAGTCTCCAGAGAAGGCTGATGGTGAAAACCCTACCCTGAAAGTGAAGTCTTTTGTTAGCGATGAGTACAAAGATCTAGTTGAATTGGCTGCCAGGTTCTGA